A part of Microbacterium atlanticum genomic DNA contains:
- a CDS encoding DUF3145 domain-containing protein — protein sequence MATHKARGVIFIHSAPRALCPHLEWAVGRALGRAVSFDWADQPVLAGSRRAEFYWEGAAGTGSALATAIRGWEHLRFEVTEDPTPRSDGGRWLHTPGLGIHYAQTDSAGNVVIGEDRIRYAMEIAGGDAAELHRELQIALGAAWDEELEPFRHASDDAPVVWLHKVG from the coding sequence ATGGCGACACACAAAGCGCGTGGGGTGATCTTCATTCACTCTGCGCCACGGGCGTTGTGTCCTCACCTGGAATGGGCGGTCGGGCGGGCCCTCGGGCGTGCCGTCAGCTTCGACTGGGCGGACCAGCCCGTGCTGGCGGGAAGTCGCCGCGCCGAGTTCTACTGGGAGGGCGCCGCCGGGACAGGCTCGGCGCTCGCGACGGCGATCCGCGGGTGGGAGCATCTGCGGTTCGAGGTCACCGAGGATCCCACGCCGCGCAGCGACGGCGGCCGGTGGCTGCACACGCCAGGTCTCGGCATCCACTACGCCCAGACCGACTCCGCGGGCAACGTGGTGATCGGCGAGGACCGCATCCGCTACGCGATGGAGATCGCCGGCGGCGATGCGGCCGAACTCCACCGGGAGCTGCAGATCGCGCTCGGCGCGGCGTGGGACGAGGAGCTCGAGCCGTTCCGCCACGCGAGCGACGACGCACCGGTCGTCTGGCTGCACAAGGTCGGCTGA
- a CDS encoding beta-ketoacyl-[acyl-carrier-protein] synthase family protein, translating into MSNPRIVVTGIGASSPLGGTAPESWSALLDGVSGARTLEYDWVEQYQLPVTFAAEAKVRPDTVLDRPVAKRLDPSSQFALVAAMEAWADAGSPDVDPDRLGVDFATGIGGLHTLLDGWDTLREKGPRRVLPMTVPMLMPNAAAGNLSLHFNARAYARTVASACASSTESIVNAIEHIRAGHADVVIAGGTESVIHPVTIAAFSSMQALSRRNDDPATASRPCSIDRDGFVMGEGAAALILETEEHARARGAQIYAAVVGGGVTADSYHITANDPEGLGASRAVRLALEMADASADDVTHVNAHATSTPVGDPNEYTALRSVFGARIDEIPVSATKASTGHLLGGTGALEAMFTVLALRDRVAPPTINLTAQDPEVPFRISGSPIPLGDGPQLAISNSFGFGGHNAVAAFASV; encoded by the coding sequence ATGAGCAACCCCCGCATCGTCGTCACGGGCATCGGCGCGTCGTCGCCCCTGGGCGGCACGGCCCCCGAGAGCTGGTCGGCACTTCTCGACGGCGTCTCCGGCGCACGCACCCTCGAGTACGACTGGGTCGAGCAGTACCAGCTGCCGGTGACCTTCGCCGCCGAGGCCAAGGTGCGGCCGGACACCGTGCTGGATCGCCCGGTCGCCAAGCGCCTCGACCCGTCGTCGCAATTCGCCCTCGTCGCGGCGATGGAGGCGTGGGCCGACGCGGGCAGCCCCGACGTCGACCCCGATCGCCTCGGCGTCGATTTCGCCACCGGCATCGGCGGTCTGCACACCCTCCTCGACGGCTGGGACACGCTCCGCGAGAAGGGCCCGCGGCGCGTCCTGCCGATGACCGTCCCGATGCTCATGCCCAACGCGGCTGCGGGCAACCTGTCGCTGCACTTCAACGCCCGCGCCTACGCCCGCACGGTGGCCAGCGCCTGCGCGTCGAGCACGGAGTCGATCGTCAACGCGATCGAGCACATCCGCGCGGGACACGCGGACGTCGTGATCGCCGGCGGAACCGAATCCGTGATCCATCCCGTCACGATCGCGGCGTTCTCGTCGATGCAGGCCCTGTCGCGCCGCAACGACGACCCCGCGACGGCGTCGCGGCCCTGCAGCATCGACCGCGACGGCTTCGTCATGGGCGAGGGTGCGGCCGCGCTCATCCTCGAGACCGAGGAGCACGCCCGGGCCCGCGGCGCCCAGATCTACGCGGCCGTCGTCGGCGGCGGCGTGACGGCGGACTCGTACCACATCACCGCCAACGATCCCGAGGGCCTCGGCGCCTCCCGTGCCGTTCGCCTGGCGCTGGAGATGGCGGATGCCTCGGCCGACGATGTCACCCACGTCAACGCGCACGCGACGTCCACCCCGGTCGGCGACCCGAACGAGTACACCGCCCTGCGGTCGGTGTTCGGCGCGCGGATCGACGAGATCCCGGTCTCGGCCACCAAGGCCTCCACCGGCCACCTCCTGGGCGGCACCGGTGCGCTGGAAGCGATGTTCACGGTCCTCGCGCTGCGCGACCGGGTCGCTCCCCCGACGATCAACCTCACCGCGCAGGACCCCGAGGTCCCCTTCCGCATCTCGGGCTCGCCGATCCCGCTCGGCGACGGCCCGCAGCTCGCGATCAGCAACTCGTTCGGCTTCGGCGGGCACAACGCCGTCGCGGCGTTCGCATCGGTCTGA
- a CDS encoding acyl carrier protein, which translates to MAFTSDEVLAGLAELITDETGISADEVALEKSFTDDLDIDSISMMTIVVNAEEKFGVTIPDDEVKNLKTVGDAVSYITSNQA; encoded by the coding sequence ATGGCATTCACCAGTGACGAGGTCCTCGCCGGACTCGCCGAGCTCATCACCGACGAGACGGGCATCTCGGCCGACGAGGTCGCCCTCGAGAAGTCGTTCACCGACGACCTCGACATCGATTCGATCTCGATGATGACAATCGTCGTCAACGCGGAGGAGAAGTTCGGCGTCACCATCCCCGACGACGAGGTCAAGAACCTCAAGACCGTCGGCGACGCGGTCAGCTACATCACGTCGAACCAGGCGTAA
- a CDS encoding beta-ketoacyl-ACP synthase III, which yields MSSIIQPTGAAHTRIYAYGAARGEIAVPNDDLVGPIDSSDEWIRQRTGIVTRTRAVPETDAIDLATDAAREAITRSGVAASDIDAVIVATVSNPKQTPSVSAIVADRVGANPAAAYDVNAACAGFAYGVAQADALIRAGAAHHALVIGAEKLSDVVDPTDRSISFLLGDGAGAVVIGPSETPGIGPTVWGSDGSKADAVGMNHTLVEFRDGTAPWPTLRQEGPTVFRWAVWEMVKVARQALEAAGVEASDLAAFVPHQANMRIIDEFAKQLGLPDSVVVGRDIETTGNTSAASIPLATHRLLEEHPELSGGLALQIGFGAGLVYGAQVVVLP from the coding sequence ATGTCCAGCATCATCCAGCCCACCGGCGCCGCGCACACGCGCATCTACGCCTACGGTGCCGCCCGCGGCGAGATCGCGGTCCCGAACGACGACCTGGTCGGTCCCATCGACTCCAGTGACGAGTGGATCCGCCAGCGGACCGGGATCGTGACGCGCACACGGGCGGTGCCCGAGACGGACGCTATCGACCTGGCGACGGATGCCGCACGCGAGGCGATCACGCGGTCGGGCGTCGCCGCCTCCGACATCGACGCCGTCATCGTCGCCACGGTCTCGAACCCGAAGCAGACCCCGTCGGTCTCGGCGATCGTCGCCGACCGCGTCGGGGCCAACCCGGCCGCGGCCTACGACGTCAACGCCGCCTGCGCGGGCTTCGCCTACGGCGTCGCCCAGGCGGACGCCCTCATCCGCGCGGGTGCCGCTCACCACGCCCTGGTCATCGGCGCGGAGAAGCTCAGCGACGTCGTGGACCCCACCGACCGGAGCATCTCGTTCCTGTTGGGCGACGGGGCGGGAGCCGTGGTGATCGGCCCCAGCGAGACGCCGGGGATCGGCCCGACAGTGTGGGGCTCGGACGGCTCCAAGGCCGACGCCGTGGGGATGAACCACACCCTCGTCGAGTTCCGCGACGGCACGGCCCCCTGGCCGACGCTGCGGCAGGAGGGGCCGACGGTGTTCCGGTGGGCGGTGTGGGAGATGGTGAAGGTGGCCCGTCAGGCTCTCGAGGCCGCCGGGGTGGAGGCATCCGATCTCGCCGCCTTCGTCCCCCACCAGGCGAACATGCGCATCATCGACGAGTTCGCCAAGCAGCTCGGCCTTCCCGACTCGGTGGTGGTCGGCCGAGACATCGAGACGACCGGGAACACCTCAGCGGCATCCATCCCGCTCGCGACGCACCGTCTGCTCGAGGAGCACCCCGAGCTCAGCGGCGGTCTCGCGCTGCAGATCGGGTTCGGTGCCGGTCTCGTGTACGGCGCGCAGGTCGTCGTGCTTCCGTGA
- a CDS encoding ACP S-malonyltransferase → MTIAVFPGQGSQSPGFLTPWLESDGAADRLAQYSEWSGVDLVAAGTEWDAERIRDTQVAQPLIVAASLLSWNALPDRDRILGVAGHSVGEFAAAAAAGVLTEESALTLVGIRGRAMAQAAAAAETGMSAVIGGDEASVLARLDELGLSPANYNGGGQLVVAGALDALQALAADPVAGTRVIPLQVAGAFHTDYMAPAVQTLRRAASDHDVSDPGITLWTNRDGSVVSTGSAFVELLVEQVASPVRWDLCMASFADSGVSGIIELSPAGTLVGLAKRALRGVPTVAVKTPADLEAAAALVAAAA, encoded by the coding sequence GTGACAATCGCGGTCTTCCCCGGACAGGGCTCCCAGTCCCCCGGCTTCCTGACCCCCTGGCTCGAATCGGACGGCGCGGCGGACCGCCTCGCGCAGTACTCGGAGTGGTCGGGGGTCGACCTCGTCGCCGCCGGCACCGAGTGGGACGCCGAACGCATCCGCGACACGCAGGTGGCGCAGCCGCTCATCGTCGCGGCGAGCCTGCTCTCGTGGAACGCCCTCCCCGACCGGGACCGCATCCTCGGGGTCGCCGGCCATTCGGTCGGCGAGTTCGCCGCGGCGGCGGCCGCAGGAGTCCTGACCGAGGAGTCCGCGCTGACCCTCGTCGGCATCCGCGGGCGGGCGATGGCGCAGGCGGCTGCGGCCGCCGAGACGGGCATGAGCGCCGTCATCGGCGGCGATGAGGCATCCGTGCTCGCCCGCCTCGACGAGCTGGGACTGTCGCCCGCGAACTACAACGGCGGCGGCCAGCTCGTCGTCGCCGGTGCGCTCGATGCCCTGCAGGCTCTCGCCGCCGACCCGGTCGCCGGCACGCGGGTCATCCCGCTGCAGGTCGCCGGCGCCTTCCACACCGACTACATGGCACCGGCCGTGCAGACGCTCCGCCGGGCCGCCTCGGACCACGACGTGTCCGATCCCGGGATCACGCTGTGGACCAACCGCGACGGCTCCGTCGTCTCGACGGGCTCGGCTTTCGTCGAGCTCCTCGTGGAGCAGGTCGCTTCCCCGGTGCGCTGGGACCTCTGCATGGCTTCCTTCGCCGACAGCGGCGTGTCGGGGATCATCGAGCTCTCCCCCGCGGGCACGCTCGTCGGGCTCGCGAAGCGCGCGCTGCGCGGGGTGCCGACCGTGGCCGTCAAGACACCCGCCGACCTCGAGGCCGCCGCCGCACTGGTGGCCGCCGCCGCCTGA
- a CDS encoding PucR family transcriptional regulator, which produces MGTSAELMDKPETLAWLRRISGDLATVTIKRLEETLPWYAEMPPARRSAVGLVAQAGITSFISWYEDPASTPWIASDIFAVAPRELLRSVSLQQTLQLIRVTVEVTEERVAGKGEHLREAILLYSREVAFAAADVYARAAEARGLWDARLEALVVDSILTGEADEELPSRIAALGWHGHGEVAVLVGTTPPQFDVDQLRRTARKLGVDVLIGVQGSRLVLVVGRADPGSRADEAIADLPFAEIARRLEPGFGTGYLVLGPTVPALVDASQSARAALAGFAVARAWRHAPRPVEADDLLPERALAGDPLAKLTLVERIYRPLQGHSADLLSTLWAYLDNGRSLEATARELFVHPNTVRYRLKRVSEVIGWDATGPREALILQTALILGSIGTDAARRRSPSPRRSPA; this is translated from the coding sequence ATGGGCACGTCCGCCGAGCTGATGGACAAGCCCGAGACGCTCGCCTGGCTGCGACGCATCTCGGGTGATCTGGCCACCGTCACCATCAAGCGACTCGAGGAGACGCTGCCCTGGTACGCCGAGATGCCGCCGGCCCGACGCTCCGCCGTCGGGCTGGTGGCGCAGGCGGGCATCACCTCGTTCATCTCGTGGTACGAGGATCCGGCCTCCACGCCGTGGATCGCCTCCGACATCTTCGCCGTCGCGCCGCGCGAGCTGCTGCGCAGCGTCAGCCTCCAGCAGACGCTGCAGCTCATCCGCGTCACCGTGGAGGTGACGGAGGAGCGGGTCGCCGGCAAGGGTGAGCACCTGCGTGAGGCGATCCTGCTGTACTCGCGGGAGGTCGCGTTCGCGGCGGCTGACGTCTACGCGCGCGCCGCAGAGGCGCGGGGTCTGTGGGACGCCCGGCTCGAGGCGCTCGTCGTGGACTCGATCCTCACCGGGGAGGCCGATGAGGAGCTCCCGAGCCGCATCGCCGCGCTCGGGTGGCACGGCCACGGTGAGGTGGCGGTGCTCGTGGGCACGACCCCGCCGCAGTTCGATGTCGACCAGCTGCGTCGCACCGCCCGCAAGCTGGGCGTCGACGTCCTGATCGGCGTGCAGGGCTCGCGCCTCGTGCTGGTCGTGGGCCGCGCCGACCCCGGCTCGCGCGCCGATGAAGCGATCGCCGACCTTCCCTTCGCCGAGATCGCGCGGCGTCTGGAGCCGGGTTTCGGCACCGGCTACCTCGTGCTCGGTCCCACGGTCCCCGCGCTCGTCGACGCCAGCCAGAGTGCGCGCGCCGCGCTGGCGGGCTTCGCCGTGGCGCGGGCGTGGCGCCATGCCCCGCGTCCGGTGGAGGCCGACGACCTCCTGCCCGAGCGCGCTCTCGCGGGTGACCCGCTCGCCAAGCTCACGCTGGTGGAACGCATCTACCGCCCGCTGCAGGGACACAGCGCCGACCTGCTGTCGACGCTGTGGGCGTACCTCGACAACGGCCGCTCCCTCGAGGCGACCGCGCGGGAGCTGTTCGTGCACCCGAACACCGTGCGCTACCGCCTGAAGCGCGTGTCGGAGGTCATCGGCTGGGATGCGACGGGCCCGCGGGAGGCGCTCATCCTTCAGACGGCGCTGATCCTGGGATCCATCGGAACGGATGCCGCGCGCCGGCGCTCGCCCTCCCCCCGGCGGAGTCCCGCCTGA
- the aceE gene encoding pyruvate dehydrogenase (acetyl-transferring), homodimeric type, with translation MTVNDQDPYSQEPLDSDPDETSEWQESLQQLVQAKGHGRGREIMLSLLQTSHELQLNVPQVPTTDYINTIAPDNEPEFPGDEELERRYRRWIRWNAAITVHRAQRPGIGVGGHISTYASSASLYEVGFNHFFRGLDDPAGGDQVFIQGHASPGIYARSFLEGRLSEAQLDGFRQEKSKFPDGIPSYPHPRLMPEYWQFPTVSMGLGPINAIYQAMTNKYLTNRGIKDLSDSRVWAFLGDGEMDEVESRGQLQVAANEGLDNLTFVVNCNLQRLDGPVRGNGKIIQELESFFRGAGWNVIKVVWGSGWDELLSKDVDGALVHLMNTTPDGDFQTYRAEDGAFIREHFFGRDERTAALVKDWSDDDIWGKLRRGGLDYRKVYAAYKAATEHKGQPTVILAKTIKGYGLGHHFEGRNATHQMKKMTLQDLKYFRDSMRIPITDAQLDENPYLPPYFNPGGQDETIQYMLERRRALGGFLPERRSHHVGLQLPGDEAYALPKKGSGTQEIATTMAFVRLLKDLLRSKDFGHRIVPIIPDEARTFGMDAYFPTAKIYNPHGQNYTSVDRELLLAYKESPQGQIMHVGINEAGAVAAFTATGTSYSTHGEPLIPVYVFYSMFGFQRTGDAQWAAGDQMARGFIIGATAGRTTLTGEGLQHADGHSPLLASTNPATISYDPAYGYEIAHIVRSGLERMYGGDHPDPNVMYYLTVYNEPLVQPAEPEGVDVDGIVRGIHRISSPEGEGPRAQILASGVGVPWALEAQQLLRDDWGVQADVWSVTSWSELRRDGLAADEHNFLHPDQEPREAYITQKLAGAPGPVVAVSDYMHAVQDQIRPWVRHNFATLGADGFGFSDTRAAARRFFKIDGPSVAVRTLQALAAEGAVDRGLAAQAIQKYRLHDVTAGTSGNAGGES, from the coding sequence GTGACTGTCAACGATCAGGATCCGTACTCGCAGGAACCCCTCGACAGCGATCCCGACGAGACCTCCGAGTGGCAGGAGTCCCTCCAGCAGCTCGTGCAGGCGAAGGGCCACGGCCGTGGCCGGGAGATCATGCTGAGCCTGCTGCAGACCTCCCACGAGCTTCAGCTCAACGTGCCGCAGGTGCCGACGACGGACTACATCAACACCATCGCCCCCGACAACGAGCCCGAGTTCCCCGGCGACGAGGAGCTGGAGCGCCGGTATCGCCGGTGGATCCGCTGGAATGCCGCGATCACTGTGCACCGCGCGCAGCGCCCGGGCATCGGCGTCGGCGGCCACATCTCCACGTACGCATCCTCCGCCTCGCTCTACGAGGTCGGCTTCAACCACTTCTTCCGCGGCCTCGATGACCCTGCCGGCGGCGACCAGGTGTTCATCCAGGGGCACGCCTCGCCCGGCATCTACGCGCGGTCGTTCCTCGAGGGACGCCTCAGCGAAGCCCAGCTCGACGGCTTCCGCCAGGAGAAGTCGAAGTTCCCCGACGGGATCCCGTCCTACCCGCACCCGCGCCTCATGCCGGAGTACTGGCAGTTCCCCACCGTCTCCATGGGCCTCGGTCCCATCAACGCCATCTACCAGGCGATGACGAACAAGTACCTGACGAACCGGGGCATCAAGGACCTCTCCGATTCGCGCGTGTGGGCCTTCCTGGGCGACGGCGAGATGGACGAGGTCGAGAGCCGCGGCCAGCTGCAGGTCGCGGCCAACGAGGGTCTGGACAACCTGACGTTCGTGGTGAACTGCAACCTGCAGCGCCTGGACGGCCCGGTCCGCGGCAACGGCAAGATCATCCAGGAGCTCGAGAGCTTCTTCCGCGGCGCCGGCTGGAACGTCATCAAGGTGGTGTGGGGCTCGGGCTGGGACGAGCTGCTGTCGAAGGACGTCGACGGCGCGCTGGTGCACCTGATGAACACGACGCCCGACGGCGACTTCCAGACGTACCGCGCCGAGGACGGCGCCTTCATCCGCGAGCACTTCTTCGGGCGCGACGAGCGCACGGCGGCGCTGGTGAAGGACTGGTCCGACGACGACATCTGGGGCAAGCTCCGCCGCGGCGGCCTGGACTACCGCAAGGTGTACGCGGCGTACAAGGCAGCGACCGAGCACAAGGGCCAGCCGACGGTGATCCTCGCCAAGACGATCAAGGGATACGGGCTGGGTCACCACTTCGAGGGTCGCAACGCGACGCACCAGATGAAGAAGATGACCCTGCAGGACCTGAAGTACTTCCGCGACTCGATGCGCATCCCGATCACGGACGCGCAGCTCGACGAGAACCCGTACCTCCCTCCGTACTTCAACCCGGGCGGGCAGGACGAGACGATCCAGTACATGCTCGAGCGCCGGCGTGCGCTCGGGGGCTTCCTGCCGGAGCGCCGCTCGCACCACGTCGGTCTTCAGCTCCCGGGCGACGAGGCCTACGCGCTGCCGAAGAAGGGCTCGGGCACGCAGGAGATCGCCACCACGATGGCGTTCGTGCGCCTGCTGAAGGATCTGCTCCGCTCGAAGGACTTCGGCCACCGCATCGTGCCGATCATCCCCGACGAGGCCCGCACGTTCGGCATGGACGCGTACTTCCCGACCGCGAAGATCTACAACCCGCACGGGCAGAACTACACCTCTGTCGACCGCGAGCTCCTCCTGGCGTACAAGGAGAGCCCGCAAGGCCAGATCATGCACGTCGGCATCAACGAGGCGGGCGCCGTCGCCGCGTTCACGGCCACCGGAACCTCGTACTCGACGCACGGCGAACCGCTGATCCCGGTCTACGTCTTCTACTCGATGTTCGGCTTCCAGCGCACCGGCGACGCCCAGTGGGCGGCGGGCGACCAGATGGCGCGCGGCTTCATCATCGGCGCGACCGCCGGCCGCACGACCCTGACCGGAGAGGGACTTCAGCACGCGGACGGCCACTCGCCGCTGCTGGCTTCGACGAACCCCGCCACGATCTCGTACGACCCGGCCTACGGCTACGAGATCGCCCACATCGTGCGCTCGGGCCTGGAGCGCATGTACGGCGGCGACCACCCCGACCCGAACGTCATGTACTACCTCACCGTGTACAACGAGCCGCTCGTGCAGCCGGCGGAGCCCGAGGGGGTCGATGTCGACGGCATCGTGCGCGGCATACACCGCATCTCCTCGCCCGAGGGCGAGGGACCGCGCGCGCAGATCCTGGCGTCGGGCGTCGGTGTGCCGTGGGCGCTCGAGGCGCAGCAGCTGCTGCGCGACGACTGGGGCGTGCAGGCGGACGTCTGGTCCGTCACGTCGTGGAGCGAGCTGCGCCGCGACGGTCTCGCGGCCGACGAGCACAACTTCCTGCACCCCGACCAGGAGCCGCGCGAGGCGTACATCACGCAGAAGCTCGCCGGGGCGCCCGGCCCGGTCGTCGCGGTCAGCGACTACATGCACGCGGTGCAGGACCAGATCCGCCCGTGGGTCCGGCACAACTTCGCCACGCTGGGTGCGGACGGCTTCGGGTTCTCCGACACCCGCGCCGCAGCACGCCGGTTCTTCAAGATCGACGGTCCCTCGGTCGCGGTCCGCACGCTGCAGGCCCTCGCCGCCGAAGGCGCCGTCGACCGAGGCCTTGCCGCGCAGGCGATCCAGAAGTACCGCCTGCACGACGTGACGGCCGGGACGAGCGGGAACGCGGGCGGCGAGAGCTGA
- a CDS encoding zinc ribbon domain-containing protein yields MKATAADQRRLVEVAQLDARIRQAEHARRNPPQAARVQELLGRRQELSAELTQRLGARDDLRTELARIESDVAVVDARAARDSQRLASSSNAKEAQGLESELAALARRKSDLEDAELSVMERLELADAAVAEQEALIAATNAEGAELSAEGKRAVAEAGAAFDAATRDRAAIAELLPGELMTFYERVAARSSGAALLRRRTCEGCHMVLAGTDLQALRQAPEDEVVTCPECGCILVRDDESGL; encoded by the coding sequence GTGAAAGCCACCGCCGCAGACCAGCGCCGCCTCGTCGAGGTGGCCCAGCTCGACGCCCGCATCCGCCAGGCGGAGCACGCCCGCCGCAACCCGCCGCAGGCCGCGCGGGTCCAGGAGCTGCTCGGCCGCCGGCAGGAGCTCTCGGCGGAGCTCACGCAGCGCCTGGGCGCCCGGGATGATCTGCGCACCGAGCTCGCGCGCATCGAGTCCGACGTCGCGGTCGTCGACGCGCGGGCTGCCCGCGACTCCCAGCGACTGGCCTCTTCGAGCAATGCGAAGGAGGCGCAGGGGCTGGAGAGCGAGCTGGCTGCGCTGGCGCGTCGCAAGAGCGACCTGGAGGACGCTGAGCTGTCGGTCATGGAGCGGCTCGAGCTGGCCGATGCCGCCGTCGCCGAGCAGGAGGCGCTCATCGCCGCCACCAACGCCGAAGGTGCAGAGCTCAGCGCCGAGGGGAAGCGCGCCGTCGCTGAGGCGGGCGCCGCCTTCGACGCCGCCACGCGCGACCGGGCGGCGATCGCGGAGCTGCTCCCCGGCGAGCTGATGACGTTCTACGAGCGGGTGGCCGCGCGCAGCTCGGGCGCCGCGCTCCTTCGGCGGCGGACGTGCGAGGGATGCCACATGGTGCTCGCGGGCACCGATCTGCAGGCGCTGCGCCAGGCGCCCGAGGACGAGGTGGTGACGTGCCCCGAGTGCGGCTGCATCTTGGTGCGCGACGACGAATCCGGGCTGTGA